The following coding sequences are from one Onychostoma macrolepis isolate SWU-2019 chromosome 24, ASM1243209v1, whole genome shotgun sequence window:
- the LOC131533767 gene encoding C-reactive protein-like, protein MLKMLVPVVLFFCLLSLKPAATEVGLGGKVLVFPTETDTSFVKLTPKKSLNLSAFTLCMRVATELQGKREIILFAYRTFNIDELNLWRQKDGRVVLYIQSSREGAFYHLPPLSTFQTHLCVTWQSATGLTAFWVDGRRSVFQIYRKGYLIRPGGTVLLGQDPDAFAGSFDASQSFVGEITDVQMWDYVLSGSQIKAVYSNQETYVKGNVFDWNTIKYEIIGNVLVTQNN, encoded by the exons ATGTTGAAGATGTTGGTACCAgtggttttatttttctgtctgcTCTCTCTGAAACCAGCAGCTACTGAAG TGGGTCTTGGTGGTAAAGTGCTTGTGTTTCCAACTGAGACTGATACCAGCTTTGTTAAACTCACTCCTAAAAAGTCACTGAATCTTTCAGCATTTACTCTCTGCATGCGCGTTGCGACGGAGCTCCAGGGCAAGAGGGAGATCATTCTGTTCGCATACCGTACGTTTAACATCGACGAGCTGAACCTGTGGAGACAGAAGGACGGTCGTGTGGTCTTGTATATTCAGTCTAGTAGAGAAGGAGCATTTTACCATCTCCCTCCTCTCTCCACATTCCAGACCCACCTGTGCGTCACCTGGCAATCTGCGACTGGTCTTACTGCCTTCTGGGTGGATGGACGTCGCAGTGTATTCCAGATCTATAGAAAAGGTTACTTAATTCGTCCTGGTGGCACCGTCCTGCTCGGTCAGGACCCTGATGCATTTGCGGGTTCCTTTGACGCAAGTCAAAGCTTTGTAGGAGAAATTACAGATGTGCAAATGTGGGACTATGTTCTCTCTGGCAGTCAGATTAAGGCGGTTTATTCAAACCAAGAAACATATGTGAAGGGAAACGTGTTTGACTGGAACACCATCAAATATGAGATTATTGGCAATGTGCTAGTGACTCAGAATAACTGA